The Nitrospirota bacterium DNA segment TGATCGACACGCAGGTGCTGCCCACCTCCGGCACCTATGCCATCTTCGTCGATCCGTCGAGCAGCTACACCGGCAACGTGACGCTCACGCTCTACAATACAGCGGATGTCACCGGCACGATCACCATCGACGGTGCCTCGGTCGCATCCACACTCACCGTGCCAGGTCAGCGGGCCCGCTACACGTTTACGGGCACCGCCGGACAGTGGGTGAATCTGGGCTTCTCCAGCGTCAGCATGGCCACATCGACCGTCTCGCTGCTCAAGCCAGATGGCAGCACCTGGACGAGTACCACGATCTATAGTAGCGGCGGCAGCCTCGATCCCACGACCGCTCTCCCGACGACTGGAACCTATACGATTGTGGTCGATCCAACCGGTGCCTATACCGGTAGCATGACGCTGACCTTGTCGTCCGCGTTGACGGGATCGGTCACGCTTGATGGCGCGTCGGTGCCGCTGACTATCGGCCGGGTTGGTCAACAGGCGCGTTATACGTTCAGCGGGACGAGCGGCCAGTGGGTGAGTCTCGGCCTCACCTCCGTGACGATGACCACTGCCAATGTGACGCTCTTGAAGCCGGATGGCACGACACTCGCCTCCACGTCGGTCGGCACGGCTGGTGGTGGCTTGGAACCACCCGGTGCCCTGCCCTCGACCGGGACCTACACCCTCGTCGTCGATCCCTCGGGTGTGTACACGGGGAACATCACGCTCACGTTGATGTCCTATCTCACCGGTGTGCTGAATCTGGATGGAGCTGCCACGTCTGCGACCATCGCGACGGTCGGCCAAAATGCGCTCTATACGTTCAGTGGCACAGCCGGTCAATGGGTCAGTTTCGGATTCACCGGCGTGACCCTCCCCTCTGCCTTCATCTCACTCCTCAAACCGGACGGGACCTACTTGACGGGAGCTTCGATCGGCACCGGCGGCGGCAGCCTCGATCTCTCGACAGCCCTGCCGACGACGGGGATCTATACTCTCACGGTGAATCCCGCCGCGGCCTATACCGGCGTGATGACCATCACGTTGTCGTCGGAGGTGACTGGCACGGCTACCATCAATGCGGCGGCAACACCGGTTACGATTAGCCGCGCTGGTCAGAATGCGCGCTATACGTTCGCGGGTACGGCGAGCCAGCAGGTCACGGTGAGAATTACCGGCAATACTCTGGGAACCGTGACGGTGAATCTCTATACCCCGAGCGGCGGTTATCAAACCGGGACGACCCAAGCGGGAGCCAGCTTCAATCTGCCCACCGTGACTCTTGCCACGACCGGCACCTACACGATCACCCTCAATCCTTTGACGACCACCACCGGCAGTCTCAACCTACAGGTGACCAACCCATGAGATATACATCCATCGTCACATCGCTGACCCGCATTGTTGTGGTGCTCAGTCTGAGTCTTGTACCGACAGTACTCTTAGCACAAACGTTTCTACCGCCCGGTGATGTGAACGGAGTTCCTCTCAAGCCTGGCCAGTTGCTCAGCTCCGGCACTAGTGCGACAACCTATTTCATGGGGCAGGCCGCCATGATCACGCTGAATTCGAACCCGACGTATGATGCCATGACATGGTTCAAGTCATGCTGCCCAGCTGATCCGATTCCTCCAAATTGGATCACAGGATTTGGGGGATATATGGTGCAATGTCAACCGAATGGAGGAGATCGTGGGGGATTCCAGTACCGTGTTCCATTATTAGGTGGGAATGACATTGTCACCGTTGAATGGGGCACATCCTGCTCGGGGGGATGGAACCCTCAGTATGTCACCGGGTTCCATTACGCAGGCCAACCCAACGGGCCCGTGTTTCAGGCTTATCCGCCGGTGAAGTCCAAGAATCCTGGTAATGCGCTGACCTGTTCTATGGCAGGCGATCCCTGCGATACCAAGACCGGGTTGTACTATCAGCAAGATACCGACATCGAAGTCCCCGATGTCATGCCGATCAGGTTCACTCGCACCTATCGCACGGAGGATACGGCCTCTCGCGTCTTCGGAATCGGGGCGAGCCATCCCTACGATCAATACATGCTCCGCGATGATTTGTGCACTGCTACACGAGTGATCTTGCCGGATGGGGCCTACATCCACTTCACCCGCACGAGCGGCACGAACTGTCTCGACTCGGTACTCCAACACAGCACCACCCATACGGCTTTCTATGGCGCGACGCTGGCGTGGGATACCACGTTCATGCGCTATCGGTTGAAGTTCAAAGACGGCACCGAATGGCGCTTCAGCGACTACGGGTCCCTCGTGGCGATGCTGGATCGCAATGGCAATACGATCACGCTTACACGCGCGGCGGGCGGGGGGCTCGCGGGAAATCTCACCAAGATCACCTCTCCGAACGGACGGTACCTCATGTTTACCTACGACGCGAGTAACCGTATTACCCAGGTGACCGACATCCTGGGCCGCACGATCGCCTATACCTATGACGCCAGCGGTCGCCTGTGGAAAGTGACCAATTCGCTCACCGGCGTGGCCGAATACACCTACGATGCTTCACATCGGCTGCTTACCATGAAGGAACCAGGGGGGAACATCCACGTCACGAACACCTACGATGCCAATGGCCGCGTGGCCACGCAGACCCAGGCCGACGGGACCACCTATCAATTTGCCTATGCACTGGATGGAAACGGCAACGTCACGCAGACCGACGTGACCGATCCGCGCGGCTATGTGAAACGGTTTGTCTTCAACAGCTCCGGGCTCACCACCTCTATCACCGATGCCTCTGGCCAGCCCGAAGCCCAGACCACAACCTACGAATGGCAGGCGACGACGAATCTTTTACTCAGCGTGACCGATGGGTTGAACCGCAAGACGGCCTATACCTATGATGCCAAGGGCAATACCCTCACCGTGACCAAACTCGCCACGACGCCGAATGCCGTGACGACGACCATGACCTATGAGCCGGTCTTCAACCAGGTCGCCACTGTCGCCGATCCGCTCAATCACCAGACCACGTTTGCCTACGATGCCAAGGGCAATCTCACCACGATCACCAACGCGTTGAACAAGACCACCACGATCACGGTGAATGCCCAAGGTCAGCCCCTCACCATCACCGATCCTCTCAGTAACGTGACGACGTTTACCTATGAAGTGGGCGATCTGGTCAAAGTCAAAGATCCGTTGAATCGAGAAACCCAACGGATTCTGGATGCGGCGGGGCGCCCCAGGAACCTCACCAATCCGCTCGGGCAGAAGACCCTCTATACACCGGATGCTTTGGATCGCATTACGCAATTGACCGACGCGATCAATGGGAATACGGCTTTTGCCTACGACGCGAACAGCAATCTACTAACTGTCACCGATGCCAAATCCCAGAAGACGATTTACACCTACTCGAATATGAATCGGACAAGTACCCGTAAAGACCCGTTGGTGAATACCGAGACCTATACCTACGACAACAACGGGAATGTTGCCACGGTGACGGATCGGAAGAGCCAGGTCACGACGAACACCTACGATCCCTTGAATCGAAGAACCAAAGTTTTGTTCCAGGATGGGACCTCGACCAATTACACCTACGATGCGGGGAATCGGGTGACGCAGGTGCAAGAAAAAGACGCGAGCAACATTGTGACCGCGACGATCACGCGGACCTATGATGGACTCGATCGGCTGACCCAAGAAGTCACGGCGCAGGGGACGGTGAATTATGTCTACGACAACGCCTCTCGTCGAACATCCATGACCGTAGCGGGCCAAACGGCGGTGACCTATACCTACGACAATGCCAACCGATTGACCCAGGTCCAGCAGGGCACGAGCACCGTGACGATCGGGTACGATGATGCCGATCGCCGAACCAGTCTCACACTCCCTAACACCAACAGCATCACCTATGCCTACAACGCGGCGTCAGAACTCACGAGCCTCACGTACAAGCAAGGGGCGAGCGTTATCGGCGATCTGACGTACACGTACGATTTGGCTGGTAATCGGATCAAGCAGGGCGGAGCCTTTGCGAGAACGACGATCCCTCCCGCTCTGTCCACCGTCAGCTACAACGCGAACAACCAGCAGGCCACGTTCGGGACCAATGCCCTCGGCTACGATTTCAACGGCAACCTGACGAGCGTGGCCGATCCCTCAACCGCTGCCACGTATAGCTGGAATACCCGGAATCAACTGGCAGGCATCACCGCGACCGGCTTCGCCGCCTCCTTTACCTACGATTCCTTTGGCCGACGAACCGGCAAGACCATCCAGGGCGTCACGACCAATTTTGTCTACGACGGGTTGAATCCGGTACAAGAAAAGGCAGGAGCGACGGTCACGGCCAATCTGCTAACAGGACTGGGAATTGATGAGTTCTTTCAACGAACTGACGGGGTTGGAAGCCGCGCCCTGCTCACGGACGCGCTCGGCTCAACCGTTGCATTGGGGGATAGCACCGGCACATTGCAGACGCAGTACACCTATGAACCGTTTGGCTCTGCGACGACAGTTGGACAGACGAATGCGAGCAGTTATAAGTACACCGGACGAGAAGTTGATGGGACAGGGCTCTACTATTATCGAGCCAGGTATTACCACCCAAGGTTGCAGCGGTTCATTGCGGAAGATCCGATTGGGTTTGCTGGCGGGGATATCAACATCTATGGCTATGTGCAAAACGATCCAATGAGTGGCATTGATCCTTTGGGGCTTGAGACAGGAGCAGTCACCATGCAATCGTTGCTATTATCAACCTGCAACTGCCCTAATGTACCCCCTGGTCCATCCGGGGCCTCGTGTCCAGCGAACATCGGACAGGCACAACAGAGCTACAACCCGTTTTGGTTTTACAAGCAAGTCGATGATATTGGGCCGTGGGACTATAAACGACAGGGGATCCAGTACGAGAACTTTGGCAACTTTAATTATGGTGCTTCAGGGAGTGCCTTCGGATTCCCTGATCAGATCTTGTATCGAATGGCGGGGTGGGCACATCAGCGCAAGGGCTCCATGCCAGGATTGGGAGTCTGGTATGGCAGCTATCCGTATGGAGATGACCCGAAAGACCAGCAATGGATTCAGCGAGGGATACAATACTACCGGTGCAAATGTTACTAATACTTATGTCTAGTGTTCACCGCTCTGGTCAAGCGCCAGTACTTTCCTGGCTAGGATTCTTGTCTGTAATTACCATGCTGCTCTTGGGAATTGCTTTGGTTGGATGTCCCGCACGTGAAGGTCGCGAGATTGAACGCCACACATCACTGGATAAGGTCGTAGACGCAGTGGTAGTTGAGCCAAAATCGCATGCGACGGCTCCTATAATGACAGATATATACTTGGTAGCGTCAGGGAAAAATTGGAAGGACGAAATTCCAGTGATCACAGGAGACTATATAGAGGGGCTGCGAGTACAGTGGGAGCGTCCACGTTTTCTGACAATTCATTATAAGAAAGGTCGTATTCGACATTTTACCAATATTTGGTACACGAAAGACGTTCAGAATTTCGAGTACGTGATTGAACTTCGCTTAGTGCCTGAGACAGATTCTACTCTTCCTAACTAGAGTTACACGCTACCAGTAACCTCCTCTCCGCCACTGATGCCAAATTCAACAGACGGTCTACACCTATTCGAATATGAATCGGGCGAGCACGGGCAAAGATCCGCTCCTCAAGACCGAGACCTATACGTACGACAACAATGGGAATGGACTAAAAGGGGTCAGGTCTTGCAATCGAACATGGTGAGGGGGTAGCCTCCGCCACATGGCCCGTCCACTTCGCCTTGAGTTCCCTGGAGCCGTCTACCACCTCACCAGTCGGGGCAATGCCCGGCAGGACATTGTGGCGGATGACCGCGATCGAACCGACTTTCTCTCCCTGCTCGCACATGTGATCGATCGGTACGGCTGGCTCTGTCACGCCTACTGTCTGATGGACAACCACTACCATCTCCTGATTGAAACGCTTCAGCCCAATCTCTCGCTGGGCATGCGGCAGCTCAATGGCCGCTATACCCAGGCCTTCAACCGGCGACATGAACGGGTAGGGCATCTCTTTCAAGGGCGGTTCACCGCGATCTTGGTGGAAAAAGAAGCGCACTTACTGGAGCTCTGTCGCTACGTGGTCCTGAATCCGGTGCGGGCGAAGATGGTCACGCATCCCCGGCAATGGGCGTGGAGCAGTTATCGGGCGACGGTGGGGGAGACGACGGCTCCGGCTTGGCTGACGACCGATTGGGTGCTCAGTCAATTTGGCCAACGGATGGGACCTGCGCGGGAGCATTATCGGACCTTTGTGTCCGAAGGGCGGGGTGGACCGCGACCCTGGGAGCAACTGACGGGGCAGATCTATCTGGGCTCCGAGGCGTTCGTGGCGGAGCACCAGCCCAATCGGGTCATTCGCGATGTCCCCCGCAAGCAGACGCAGGCCCAGCGGCCCACATTGCGCGTCCTCTTTCAGCGAAACGACACGGAGGCGTGGCTCATTTATATGGCCTATCGACAGTATGGCTATCGATTAGCCGAGATTGCCGACCATGTGGGCGTGCATGCTGCCACGATCAGCCGGAGACTCAAGCGAGCGGAGCAGTCAATGTCATGATTGCAAGATCTCTCCCTAGGTATGTACCCATTTGGGGCCCACAGGCTCAGGTCAACGGTGTTCTCTTCACGTATGATTAACCGAGAATTGTGGTGAGGGCGTGCCGGAGGAGGGCTTGTTCGTTGGCAGTCAGCCGTCCGAGTTTCTTGAGTACGAGGGCCGGCTCGATCGTCGTGAGCACCGGTTTGAGGACGGAGGGTTTCAACAGCCCCGCGCCACGCCAGTCGTGAACCAAGACCTCACCCACGGCGTCCGGGGTAAGGGGCTGACTCGTGACGGCCATGATAATCAGATCTGGGCGCTGGCGATGATAGGCCGGGCTACTGATCACGACGGCAGGGCGGCGCTTCGTGGTGGATTGATCGGTGAAGGGGAACGGGACGAGAACGATGTCCCCGAACTCATAGCCGGTCATAGTCGGCATCGTCGGGGTTGTCCCAGACTCGTGTCAATGCGGCAGTGGCTAGTTGCCCAGCAGCCTGTGTCAGCCTGCGTTCGTCGGCCAGGCGATGCGCCAGAAAATCGACGAAGTCTTCGACTTCGGATACGCGTTCTGGCGGGAGGTTGCGCAGCTTTTCAAGAATGGTTTGTTCGTGTACGTTCGTCATGTACCTCACTCCATTTTTCTTAGCCTACACTGGCCATATGGCAGAGAGCAATGATTCTCTATCATGCGGCTCGCTGTGAGGTGGCCCCAGGCCTCCTTGTGCAGACAGCGGGACGGCGACGATCACCAGAGCCTATGACGGACTCGATCGGCTGACCCAAGAAGTCACGGCGCAGGGCATCGATGTAGGGGGCAAGCATACGGCGAATGTATGTCCAGAGACTGCAGAGGCGGAGAGAGGAAGGGTGCGTGAGCCTGTTAGTGACTACCGCCGGAAATAACGGGTCGGATTTCAACCTGATCGGCGTCGTAGAGCATTTCATCTTCAGTGACGAGGTCGTCGCCTTTGATCACGAGATGTGCCTCGACGACGAGGTTCAATTCTTTTAAGAGATCTTTGACCTTCTTGGGGCCTTTGACTTCGACGGTTCTTGCTGGATGGCTGAGTTGGACTTGCATGGGAGCATCATAGGCTGGGCGACGGGCACGAGGCAAGGGGCGAAGGGCACGCTGCGTACGATCAAGGCAAATATCCTTCAGCCCCTAGCCGTTTGCCCCGTGCCGCTCGCCTAAATAGATGCTTCGCGCAGGAATTTCGCCGATTCTTCCGGCGCCACAGGATTGATATAGAACCCCGTGCCCCATTCGAAGCCGGCCACCTGGGTCAGCTTGGGAATGATTTCGATATGCCAATGGTAGTAGTCCCCGGTCTTCTCGTGGAGAGGGGAGCTGTGCAAGATGAAGTTGTAGGAGGGGTTGGCCAGGACCTTGTTCATGCGTCGGAGTGTTTCGGAGAGAATCGGCGCGAGAAACTCAAATTGAGTTTTTTGGCTTTCTTCGAAGTAGCCGGCATGGCGCTTGGGGAGAATCCACATTTCGAAGGGAAAGCGTGGCGCAAAGGGCGTGACGCAGACGAACTCCGGATTCTCCGCCACGATGCGGTCGCCATCCGCGAGATCCTGCCGGAGAATATCGCAATAGATGCAGCGCTCCTTCTGCTCATAATGAATCCGACAGCCCTCGATTTCTTCCCGAACGCTGGTCGGGGTGATCGGCAGGGCGATGAGTTGCGAATGGCTGTGCTCCAAGGTGGCGCCGGCTGAGGCGCCGTGGTTCTTGAAAATCAGGATATAGCGCAATCGCAAGTCTTTTTTTAGATCGATCATGCGATCGCGATAGGCCCACAGGACATCCTCGATCCGCTTCGTCGGCATGTCGGCCAGGCTATCGGTGTGGCTCGGGGTCTCAATGATCACTTCATGGGCGCCGATCCCGTTCATTCGATCGTAGAGGCCAAAGCCCTCGCGGTCGAGGCCGCCTTCGACTTGGAGCGCGGGGAACTTGTTCGGCACGACACGCACGGTCCAGTTCGGGCCGTTGGGCTCCAGTGGTTGCGGGCGATAGGCCATGATTTCTTTCGGCGTCAATCGTTCTTGCCCTGGGCAAAATGGGCAGAGGGACGCCGCCAATGGTCGTGCGGCATGCACGGGAACGAAGTCGTGTGGCCGGGCATTCCGTTCCGTCGAAATAATGACCCACCGACCGACAATCGGATCACGTCGTAAATCAGGCATGTCTTCTCCTCTGAAGATAGGCGAAGGGTACGGGGCGAAGGGCGATAGGCATTAGCATTCTTTTCAGATCTCTCGCCCCTTGCCTCTGGCCGTCGGTTTATACGCGCCACAGATTCGCTTCAAACTCCGGACCTGGGACGAGAAAGGTCGCGGGCTTGTACTGTGGGTAACGTGCCACTTCCAATTGATGTTCCAGGATCAAAATGGTCATACGGAGTTCCTGTCCTGGCGTGAGCTGTAAGTCTTTGAACGGCACAGCCAGCTCGAGAATCTGCTTATGACAGATCGATGCGTAGGAGCCGATCTCCTGCCACGACCCGCCGGCCAGCTTTTGCGAGAGGATAAACTGGTCTGGCCCAGAGGGCGCGAGTGGAGAGGACAACCGATAGAGGTGCTCGGGTGTGTGCAACTGCAGCTCGACCGTGAGTCCGGCCTGCCGAGGCTGCGATTGCTCGTCCGGATCGAGCCGGAGATAGAGGTGGTCTAGGCTCCAGCCGAATTGAATGTCGGTGAGTAGGCCTTCGGCTTTCCACATCGCACCGAGCGGCGGCTGTGTCGTGATCCTCCCTGCTCCGCGCCATTCGAAAAAGTCGGTCACGCGCCCGTCGATGGAGGGGCTCAGCAACGCAAGCGGCGCGGTCACTAGATCTGTTTCCGGCATATCGCGTGGACGACAGATCGGCTGATTCAAGAGGTCAGGCGGCGTTAGTCCTGCGATCGTCCAGACGTTGCGAAGGTGGGTGCGAAAGAGCCGGTCGAACTCCTCGTTGTAGCCGGAATCGAAATCGTCCCCATACCACCAGAACCAATCGCTGCCTTCGGCGGCATAGAGTTCATCCCAGGCGGCCTGCGCCCGATCAGGGGGGAGCGTTGAGGAAATCTCGGCGAGGCGAGATCGCGTGTGGCTCACCAGATCCCATCCCCGATTATCTTCCTGATGGCCGATCCAAATCTTATAGTCCTGATTGATCCAGGAACCAGAATGGAGATGGCTGACTCGTCGAGTAGCCGGTGCGGCATCGAGCGCGGCAGAAATCGTGGCGGTGGTGGTGCGGAGTTCGTGACCATCGAGGGCGCCGGTCGAGCAGGCCTTGTAGAGGAGCGAGAGAAACTGCTCGCCTCCCTCGTGGTAATGCTCCCAGGGGTTTTCCCCGTCGAGCACGATGGCGATGGTGACCTGTTCTTGCGGTGCGTCGGTGATGATCTGACGCAGCCGGCGCAGCACATCTTCGGCGGCCATCTCGGGCGTCGTTTTGTGGTAGACGAAGCCGAAGGCATCGGAAATCTCCCGATCGCGAAACAGCATCGTGACCTCATGCCCCTCCGTTCCGACCCGGTAGGGCTGATAGAGATCCCGGCGGCGTTCCCACGGCTCCTGGGCCGCGTTGAGCGAGCGCGCGAGGATGCCTTCGTCGGTCGCAAGCCAGCGCAGACCGACCTTCGGCAACATGGGAATCAGTTCCGGGCAGACGGAGCCTTCCGACGGCCAGAGGCCTACCGGGGCTCGGCCGAATGTGGCGGTATGAAATTCGACGGCACGTCGTAGCTGCGTCTCCGCATCTTCCGGCGCATGAAATCGTGAGGGGAGTGGAAGGTCCGGCCTGGCGCGTCGGGTAAAGTCGGTATCGATGATGAGCGGCAGGATCGGATGAAAGAATGGCGTCGTCGTGAGCTCGATTTGTTCACGCTCCAGCAGTCGTCGATAGAGCGGCACGATCTCCCGGACTGCGACGAGCTGGAGGGCCAGGACCTCCTGTTTGTCCTCTTCCGTGAAGCCTCGGCCTTTCGCACGTAGAGCGGCCAGGCGCGGATAGCGACTGACGGTGCCGTAGCCGAACCAGGCGAGGTTGTGCCAGGTCTGCAAGTCCAGCAGATCCTGTGTGGAGAACTGTCGCGCCACCCGCTCCAGTTCGCGGCCTGCGACGTCCGTTCCGCGCTTCACGAGCAATTCATGGTAGCGCGGGTAGGGGCGTACCATCGTAGCCCAATTGGCGGAGAAAAAATGGCGGATGAGAAAGGCTTTTTCTTCCGGACGAAGATCCGCCGCCGGGCGTTGGGCATGTTCGAGAAAGAGGTCGCGTACGGCTCCTGATCCGACTTCTTGCAGCTGTAATAGGAGCGAGGGGGTGAAGTTGAACGTGGCCTTGATCGAGGGGAACTTCTCCAGCCCATAGGCCATGTCGTAGTAGGCCTTGGTGGCATGCAGCCGCACCCAGGGCATGCTGGCAGACCCCGCGACCGGGTCTGTGTAATAGGGCTGATGCATGTGCCAGAGAAAACAGATTCGGGCAGTCTTCATGGTCGAATGCTTTAGCAGGAGGCTGAAAACGTCCGCCAGCAGCGTTCTCGGCTCAGCGAAATCCTCAACGTACCC contains these protein-coding regions:
- a CDS encoding IPT/TIG domain-containing protein — translated: MASRVQDQPIVPRMGQCVRRWFASIGLVSMVLICGLSPAGDISYVYDNLGRLMAVIDPATDTAVYQYDAVGNLTGITRQTSATLAIFQFTPSSGPVGTPVTIYGTGFSVTPASNTVKFNGTTATVLTASATVLTTAVPAGATTGTISVMVAGTTATSAAAFTVGAGGAPTLSSFSPTVAGYGATVTLTGTNYDTTLINNRVAFTAAIGSAATATTTTITVPVPGSAQTGPIAVSTTQGKATSVQEFFVAPPGVLATDIQYTGRITVNGPTATASIPTANKNGLMVFDGAAGQRLSIGLSSATIASFYVSVYRPDGGALTIPVSYNSSGGGLDIPVLPMAGTYTIFLDPYSTYTGNVTVTLSTEVMGNITPGGAAVPVSISRVGQNARYFFTGTAGQTVSLNLSSVTITTGNVSLIKPDGSLLTGPTSFGTGGGVIDTQVLPTSGTYAIFVDPSSSYTGNVTLTLYNTADVTGTITIDGASVASTLTVPGQRARYTFTGTAGQWVNLGFSSVSMATSTVSLLKPDGSTWTSTTIYSSGGSLDPTTALPTTGTYTIVVDPTGAYTGSMTLTLSSALTGSVTLDGASVPLTIGRVGQQARYTFSGTSGQWVSLGLTSVTMTTANVTLLKPDGTTLASTSVGTAGGGLEPPGALPSTGTYTLVVDPSGVYTGNITLTLMSYLTGVLNLDGAATSATIATVGQNALYTFSGTAGQWVSFGFTGVTLPSAFISLLKPDGTYLTGASIGTGGGSLDLSTALPTTGIYTLTVNPAAAYTGVMTITLSSEVTGTATINAAATPVTISRAGQNARYTFAGTASQQVTVRITGNTLGTVTVNLYTPSGGYQTGTTQAGASFNLPTVTLATTGTYTITLNPLTTTTGSLNLQVTNP
- a CDS encoding RHS repeat-associated core domain-containing protein, which encodes MRYTSIVTSLTRIVVVLSLSLVPTVLLAQTFLPPGDVNGVPLKPGQLLSSGTSATTYFMGQAAMITLNSNPTYDAMTWFKSCCPADPIPPNWITGFGGYMVQCQPNGGDRGGFQYRVPLLGGNDIVTVEWGTSCSGGWNPQYVTGFHYAGQPNGPVFQAYPPVKSKNPGNALTCSMAGDPCDTKTGLYYQQDTDIEVPDVMPIRFTRTYRTEDTASRVFGIGASHPYDQYMLRDDLCTATRVILPDGAYIHFTRTSGTNCLDSVLQHSTTHTAFYGATLAWDTTFMRYRLKFKDGTEWRFSDYGSLVAMLDRNGNTITLTRAAGGGLAGNLTKITSPNGRYLMFTYDASNRITQVTDILGRTIAYTYDASGRLWKVTNSLTGVAEYTYDASHRLLTMKEPGGNIHVTNTYDANGRVATQTQADGTTYQFAYALDGNGNVTQTDVTDPRGYVKRFVFNSSGLTTSITDASGQPEAQTTTYEWQATTNLLLSVTDGLNRKTAYTYDAKGNTLTVTKLATTPNAVTTTMTYEPVFNQVATVADPLNHQTTFAYDAKGNLTTITNALNKTTTITVNAQGQPLTITDPLSNVTTFTYEVGDLVKVKDPLNRETQRILDAAGRPRNLTNPLGQKTLYTPDALDRITQLTDAINGNTAFAYDANSNLLTVTDAKSQKTIYTYSNMNRTSTRKDPLVNTETYTYDNNGNVATVTDRKSQVTTNTYDPLNRRTKVLFQDGTSTNYTYDAGNRVTQVQEKDASNIVTATITRTYDGLDRLTQEVTAQGTVNYVYDNASRRTSMTVAGQTAVTYTYDNANRLTQVQQGTSTVTIGYDDADRRTSLTLPNTNSITYAYNAASELTSLTYKQGASVIGDLTYTYDLAGNRIKQGGAFARTTIPPALSTVSYNANNQQATFGTNALGYDFNGNLTSVADPSTAATYSWNTRNQLAGITATGFAASFTYDSFGRRTGKTIQGVTTNFVYDGLNPVQEKAGATVTANLLTGLGIDEFFQRTDGVGSRALLTDALGSTVALGDSTGTLQTQYTYEPFGSATTVGQTNASSYKYTGREVDGTGLYYYRARYYHPRLQRFIAEDPIGFAGGDINIYGYVQNDPMSGIDPLGLETGAVTMQSLLLSTCNCPNVPPGPSGASCPANIGQAQQSYNPFWFYKQVDDIGPWDYKRQGIQYENFGNFNYGASGSAFGFPDQILYRMAGWAHQRKGSMPGLGVWYGSYPYGDDPKDQQWIQRGIQYYRCKCY
- a CDS encoding transposase, giving the protein MARPLRLEFPGAVYHLTSRGNARQDIVADDRDRTDFLSLLAHVIDRYGWLCHAYCLMDNHYHLLIETLQPNLSLGMRQLNGRYTQAFNRRHERVGHLFQGRFTAILVEKEAHLLELCRYVVLNPVRAKMVTHPRQWAWSSYRATVGETTAPAWLTTDWVLSQFGQRMGPAREHYRTFVSEGRGGPRPWEQLTGQIYLGSEAFVAEHQPNRVIRDVPRKQTQAQRPTLRVLFQRNDTEAWLIYMAYRQYGYRLAEIADHVGVHAATISRRLKRAEQSMS
- a CDS encoding type II toxin-antitoxin system PemK/MazF family toxin, whose product is MPTMTGYEFGDIVLVPFPFTDQSTTKRRPAVVISSPAYHRQRPDLIIMAVTSQPLTPDAVGEVLVHDWRGAGLLKPSVLKPVLTTIEPALVLKKLGRLTANEQALLRHALTTILG
- a CDS encoding toxin-antitoxin system, antitoxin component, Xre family protein; its protein translation is MTNVHEQTILEKLRNLPPERVSEVEDFVDFLAHRLADERRLTQAAGQLATAALTRVWDNPDDADYDRL
- a CDS encoding thiamine biosynthesis protein ThiS, which produces MQVQLSHPARTVEVKGPKKVKDLLKELNLVVEAHLVIKGDDLVTEDEMLYDADQVEIRPVISGGSH
- the galT gene encoding galactose-1-phosphate uridylyltransferase: MPDLRRDPIVGRWVIISTERNARPHDFVPVHAARPLAASLCPFCPGQERLTPKEIMAYRPQPLEPNGPNWTVRVVPNKFPALQVEGGLDREGFGLYDRMNGIGAHEVIIETPSHTDSLADMPTKRIEDVLWAYRDRMIDLKKDLRLRYILIFKNHGASAGATLEHSHSQLIALPITPTSVREEIEGCRIHYEQKERCIYCDILRQDLADGDRIVAENPEFVCVTPFAPRFPFEMWILPKRHAGYFEESQKTQFEFLAPILSETLRRMNKVLANPSYNFILHSSPLHEKTGDYYHWHIEIIPKLTQVAGFEWGTGFYINPVAPEESAKFLREASI
- a CDS encoding glycoside hydrolase family 57 protein, which encodes MKTARICFLWHMHQPYYTDPVAGSASMPWVRLHATKAYYDMAYGLEKFPSIKATFNFTPSLLLQLQEVGSGAVRDLFLEHAQRPAADLRPEEKAFLIRHFFSANWATMVRPYPRYHELLVKRGTDVAGRELERVARQFSTQDLLDLQTWHNLAWFGYGTVSRYPRLAALRAKGRGFTEEDKQEVLALQLVAVREIVPLYRRLLEREQIELTTTPFFHPILPLIIDTDFTRRARPDLPLPSRFHAPEDAETQLRRAVEFHTATFGRAPVGLWPSEGSVCPELIPMLPKVGLRWLATDEGILARSLNAAQEPWERRRDLYQPYRVGTEGHEVTMLFRDREISDAFGFVYHKTTPEMAAEDVLRRLRQIITDAPQEQVTIAIVLDGENPWEHYHEGGEQFLSLLYKACSTGALDGHELRTTTATISAALDAAPATRRVSHLHSGSWINQDYKIWIGHQEDNRGWDLVSHTRSRLAEISSTLPPDRAQAAWDELYAAEGSDWFWWYGDDFDSGYNEEFDRLFRTHLRNVWTIAGLTPPDLLNQPICRPRDMPETDLVTAPLALLSPSIDGRVTDFFEWRGAGRITTQPPLGAMWKAEGLLTDIQFGWSLDHLYLRLDPDEQSQPRQAGLTVELQLHTPEHLYRLSSPLAPSGPDQFILSQKLAGGSWQEIGSYASICHKQILELAVPFKDLQLTPGQELRMTILILEHQLEVARYPQYKPATFLVPGPEFEANLWRV